One genomic segment of Arachis duranensis cultivar V14167 chromosome 4, aradu.V14167.gnm2.J7QH, whole genome shotgun sequence includes these proteins:
- the LOC107484837 gene encoding uncharacterized protein LOC107484837 translates to MRGICLFGDKTLIALYDTGASHSFISFAKVEESGLKVSELPFDLHVHTPHQTLMTRSGCRQVGFKLEGRDFVHDLICLPMVGLEMILGFDWLSKNRVLLDCFERTIRFMPEGENGAIVAAGYYLNSVMVHCNAKK, encoded by the coding sequence ATGAGAGGTATTTGTCTATTTGGTGATAAGACTTTAATTGCATTATATGATACTGGAGCATCGCATTCGTTTATCTCGTTTGCTAAAGTTGAGGAATCAGGCTTGAAAGTGTCAGAGTTACCTTTTGATCTGCATGTACATACTCCGCATCAGACACTTATGACTAGGTCAGGTTGTAGACAAGTAGGTTTCAAGCTTGAGGGTAGAGACTTTGTACATGATTTGATCTGTTTACCTATGGTTGGGTTGGAGATGATTTTGGGGTTTGATTGGCTGTCGAAGAATCGGGTTTTGTTGGATTGCTTTGAACGGACAATTCGGTTTATGCCAGAAGGAGAGAATGGGGCAATAGTAGCTGCGGGATATTACCTGAACTCTGTAATGGTGCACTGTAATGCGAAAAAGTAG